In a genomic window of Ipomoea triloba cultivar NCNSP0323 chromosome 3, ASM357664v1:
- the LOC116012331 gene encoding formin-like protein 3, producing MSTNNADNGSSSLNSGHRGGGGGSDSITAVPIENAPPPPPPPPPAQPQQNHICAVCERRFNTRQALFGHMRVHGSRGWRGALPPPVFNRDEFADVLPLLAAAAGEDADAPPPPADNAPPPQPEGLPDNAPPPQPEALPDLNEHQYIVPDLNFPPPPA from the coding sequence ATGTCAACCAACAATGCTGATAATGgctcttcttccttgaattccggTCAccgtggcggtggcggtggaaGCGATTCCATAACGGCAGTGCCAATAGAAAATGCACCGCCgccacctcctcctcctcccccgGCCCAGCCACAGCAGAATCATATTTGCGCGGTGTGTGAGAGGCGGTTTAACACTCGCCAAGCACTCTTTGGACACATGAGGGTCCATGGTAGCCGTGGGTGGAGAGGGGCCTTACCTCCTCCTGTGTTCAATAGAGACGAATTCGCCGATGTGCTACCATTACTTGCTGCCGCTGCCGGCGAAGATGCGGATGCGCCGCCTCCTCCCGCAGACAATGCTCCGCCGCCTCAGCCCGAAGGACTGCCTGATAATGCTCCGCCGCCTCAGCCCGAAGCACTGCCTGATCTCAATGAGCATCAGTACATTGTGCCTGATCTGAATTTTCCTCCCCCGCCGGCTTAA